The DNA window cttttgtttcaaacaaaataaacttcctggaaaaaaaatttcggaaaaaatatttccaatcaaatcgacaagaaaaaaaatgacattttcttttgttatctttcaatcatgatcaatgaatttgtgGACATCGTATTGTGTGTGATCctgattgaaacaaatggattataaaatgaaagaaattggCCAGTGAGACATAAGATACGAAAAATGTGTCgtatttctcttttttttgtgaaaattatttcatttcatttggttgaataaaacaaatttaaataaataaaaatatgacaAACTTGTCAACAACAAGGTGTGTGAAATGGCTATTTTTGACCTAAATATAATtgtcaatataaaaaaatttatatatttgggaagaaaaaaacacactacacacacacacacagctcgaaaataaatgattataggatatatttttgtaaacaaaacaaaatgttgacaaaaaactatttatttatgtggtcatttttttctgaatttgaGAAATAATATTGTCCAAATGAGAATAACTCTCGaataatcatcgatgacattcacattcacacacagaatgataaaattatcgtatttttgatcaaattaggccagaaaaaaaatatacactagccattcatatcatcaccatctccataataattatgaaatgacgataatggtaatggccttaaaaaattgtcattaataacaattattaacaaaaatattctcctcaagataaacaaaacaaaaaaatgaagatatcatcaataaatgatgatatagcTGTAGTTGGTAAatattgttttgaaattgacTTTTAATCGATATGTAACAGGTaatgaccagaaaaaatgtcaacaatgataaaatagatgaaaattgaccatcgatattttttgttctttaaTGGTTTGAATTGtaaagaacaacaaaaaacgaatgaatgaatatcattatgattataacgATGGTatctgctgttgtttttttcgtgccttactatcatcatcattataatatgaTCCTTTCAACTAAAAATTGACACAAACATATTTTATATACAAGTGGGCTGACAATAATCAAGACcaaaatggccaaaataCCGGACTGCTGATGaccaaagaagaagaaggtGAAAATTTAGGTCATTGAACTAACTttaggtcatcatcatgaagattatgatgatgattatgtgatTAGACTTAAATTCGCTTTTTTTACATATAATccttctttttttaaaaaattacacATATTACTTGAGAAACAGAGAGGTCATCTGATTACGGGTAGCCaggttttttctgttcattaaattatttatataacTAAATTAAGATTCACCAAAAACACACCAAACGAACAAACGACACATATACttgtttgtgatgatgatgatgatgataatgatggaaagaaaaattttctttgctttcaattgaaattattggcggatgaatgaaaaaactaattcgatttgatttgaaatccatatcgaatgaaatgaaattgaaaagaaagacataaaaaaatctagaaataaacacacacacagtcaattagtatgaaaaaaaacgaaaaaaaaaattcatttcaattccgATAAGATCTTAAAGGCTAAGGTTGATGATTACAGTAGCTGAAATCTTTGTCGgtaaaaagacaaaaaaggtcaaattaatatttgaccgatattatcatcatcaatgatggttttttgttttgttttcacgaTTTCATTATGTCTCACATAGACACACATATGGATTGATGTCATCGTGATGACAAGATATTTTAATGgaaattatataaaaaaagaatgaaaactttttttgtattgtgaTTTGGAGAATGTTTCCTTGTTTGGctgttcatcattgattgattttcaaccatttaatttttcagcaatgatttattgttcattttttttttgattgaatttggaaGAAAACGCGACATTTGTCATGTTTCGATAAATAGATTGTGTAATTAATTGTtgaacaagagaaaaaattttgtttgtggaAAATAAACcagatgaataaataatttcatttttgtttaataaatcaaaaaataaaagtgaaattgaaaatgaatttaaaagaTAAAATCAGTGTGTGACGAAAGTGATTTACgaaatcaaatgttttcaccaaaacaaaagaaacaatgatttcatcataaaaaatttgtcaaagaaaattgtttttttgaaaacattcattcatgaatcaATGGTCAAGTatacaatgataatcattgtaGCATGTATTAGAGATTagcacaattttttttttggtttattcaatcattttgtcactgagaaaataaaatcagatAAGATAAATGACCATGGCAATGaccaaaaataacaaatgtgCCAATCAAAACAAGTCAATGTCACTCTACAGCCACCAAACCAGAACCATCAAAACCAAATAGCCTtgaccattgatgatggcccaaaagaaacaaaaagaatcaatcaatcaatcaataatcacatttgaattattttgttttttgtttattcatcgggtatattttttcgatttttaaaaaaaaatgacaaatttaccattttcatggcaacaacaaacaattataaaattacaatttcaatttgcaagaattcaataaataatagGCCCACACttatcgataatgattggAATCAgttgtcatttatttttttgaattgaaattcaattcattttttttcatttttgttacacaattttttttggaaaatcgGAATTGAAAAGGTGTCTTGTGTGTgtcaaatgaaaacgaaaaataaattgtaaataaatgaacaaatgctgatgatgatgatgatgatgatgaataaaaatgatgattgattgactgatatttacattttgagagagagagagagagagagagagagagaaagagaaataaaataatttcgaaacaaaattcttgttaatcgaataataaaattgccattgaattgaatcagtCATGAagattgtttgttgttgtttttttcaaatcaaaacattgatgacattcatgtgtgtgtaaaagTTTAAAAAATGTGTTCATGtttaaacaattttcaattaattttttacaaAAGGGTTactattttaattttattagaattagaatatatattgaatcatcTATGATCAATGGCCaatggatggatagatgttatattaacaacaaataaattcattttttttttttttttttgaaagaaagtaaaattcaaaaaacgatgctaaaaataataacaataaatgacGATTGaaagatgtgtgtgtgtgtgtgtgttttgaaggcaatagattttcatttttacctGAATTGTTTTCCAAACTTgttaacaataaaaaaaattcaatcaatttgaaatgggcgatgaaacaattgatttgCGGACACTTTATTCCTtcagttcatcatcatcatcatcacaaacaaacaaatacaaattttcaataacaaaaaaaattttcggaatgtttttttcaaaaatgagTTGAACAGAAGTTTACcagagaaaaattcaaatttttcacaatttgattcacaaatgaaataaaagttttgtcaaattgattgtgatGTGATGGTAAAtctaaaacaaaacaaaaacaaaaacaaaagtttagagaaaaattgaattttacaaacaaattgCACAAACCTAATTGAGAaatgtaatgatgacaatgcaATGTGATTCTTCTTCTCCtctttcttttcttgatCTTTGTTGAAACATATcacacattcatttaatagaatcaaaaaaccaaataattcgttaatcaatcaatcggtATCCATTTGACTGTCATTCAATTTCTTGAtatcattgttgtcattaccacgatcaccaccaccaccattttcAGCAATAGtgttacaatcatcatcatcattattgttattgttataattattatcagcaTTTCTCATTactttgtcatcatcaccatcaccatctttattattattgcttattgatgatgatttaatttgatcGATATTTGAACTATTAGTATTTGAAAGTAAAACAGAACCGGCAGTCATAATTGTACTGACagtattcgatgatgatgatgatgacaatgccGTCGTCGTTCCTAttacatttgattgttgttgtttcatttgattatcaccattcgttgttgttgttgttgttgctgttgctgctgttgccaTGATCGAAGTCGATACCGTTGTTGGCGATGTCGATAATTTCGTggtcgttgatgatgttgtattAGAATTCatgttcattgatgatgattgttgttgttgtataaaatttgaattagtaaaatgaacaataacTTTTTGTAATTCTAATTTTgttaaatcttttttcaaaCGATCATCTATCGTACGTAATGATGCGGCTAAACTGCGACAGAATGCCatatcttcatcttcatacTCGATGATTGCTTCATTAACGATGGTTCGTATTATATTACgcatttcatcataatccaataaaatttttgtcgattttATTGGCGTACTTGTCGTCTTTGTTTTCGCCGATATCGTcgtcgatgatgaatcaatacTACTAATACCGCTACTGCTACTGTTGTTACTACTtgatgttattgttgttgaatttaatgaaccaccgccaccaccagcCACgataacattattattattcaatagaACTGGTGTATCACTAGCATTTgtaaatataaatgtttgttgttgtgattgatcttggtgatgattgaaatttaatttcgaatttattgttgatgatgatgatgatgatgatgatagtcgaattgttgaatttagTTGCTGTTGAGGCGTTGAATTCAGCTGAAGAATTGATGATTCGAAACTTGATggtgaattttgttgttgtcgatgttgttgattatgatgggagtgatgatgatctttggTTGCTGGTGTAAAATAATTTaacgctgttgttgttgatgaggatgatgaacTTTTACGAGCTGTAGGcggtgatgatgactgaATCGACGAgaccaattgttgttgttgttgttgcgatTGTATTGGACTTATTGTACCCAGTGATAATTGACGATTACGATggctaccaccaccattgttACCGCTATTGATATGATGTGAATGTAATGTTGGAACAGCATTTGCTAATGAAGTTAAAACAATTGTTGGTGTTCCAGGTGTTACTGCTGCTGCCGCCGTCGCACTGCCACTGATACCGGGAATTGTATTGGAATTTGTCGCAGCAGCTGCAGtcaataatggtaatggttGAAAACCGATAACAGAATTTTTAAGaaatattgtttgttgttgttgttgcagtgttggtgttgttgctgttgttgatgatgatgtcaaatGACTTGCCGTACCAGTCGCTGCTAATGTTAATCGATTCGTTGTTAAATTACCACCAACATTTGTTTGACCTATAGTGGTGTTGGTTGTAGGCGTTGTCGTCATCGTTGTGGCTACCGATGGAGCCTGTATCACTGAAAATGTTGTTGGTTGTAATGTTGATATGGTGGCGGTACCCATCGCAGCCGTTGATGAACCATTGGTGACTGCTGTACACGGAATACGTTGAGCAATAGCCGATGTTCCAATTATTCCAactaaataaacaaacaaactaatCAATAAGAAAGTTTTGGCAAATATTATCAAACAAACCATTGCTAAGTGGTAAATGTATCGATTTGGCACCATTAATTGCTGCATGTGCATCTTGAgcatttataataataacttcatgttgttgttgttggtcattttgatgatgatgttgaccaTGAATAGCCGTAATTGTAGCAGTATTTTGGCCACCActaccgccaccaccaccactaatatcgacaaaatcaatatcatgACCATTATGTAATGATTCGgaatcatcgttattatttaaaataGGACGGTTACTATTTCCACCACTACTAATCGATAAAGATCGAGTTCCGGTGGTGGTATTCGTAGCAGTATTTGAAATGGTATTTTGTGATTGTATAATCATTTCACCATTGGATaaaatatgattattatgatgattattggcCAAGAATAACATATTTGTATAATGTCTCCAACGTGATACAtatggttgatgatgttgaggaccgccatttgatgatgatgaattaccaccattaccaccaccaccaccagcatcAGTAGCAGTATCATTGTTACCACCGCcgctactaccaccaccggttgatgatggtgaactTGTAACACGTTTATGTTCACGAAAAAATGTTGTACGTAAATTGCGATATTTTTCATAAACATCTTTACCTTTTTTAGAAAGTGTTAAAGtgttaaatttcaattcaaaaaaaaaacaataatgttCTTACGTGTTAACTGCAAAAGTTCAGCAATACGATCCAATTTTTCCTGTCGTAATGtacgattattataatcTTTATCTTTTGTATTCCATAATGATGGATTAATacgaaaataatcaatcaattctttcTCCTGTTCAAATGTTAATCGatgcattttttcttttttgatcaatttgtttaaaaaaaataaatgattatgaacgaattatgattattattattgattatattaatgatgatgatgatgaattttatcacaaattaatttattccaTTCGAAAGAATTGAGTAAACGAGTGAAtgaatacaaacacacaatgaaTCCCGGGTAACGGAATGGGCACCAATGGAGTTAAAAactattgaaattgaaataaaaattctttggaaattttttccgaTTCACTGGATTATTGTTCAATcgtcaaatcatcaattgtgatGTGAGACAATTTTCTTGAGACTTTTACGGCACctaatggaaatgaaaacaaaaccaaaaaaactgatcaatttaaaaaatccaataataataataatttttataaccaaaaataaaatataaaatgagtaaatttaattataaaccaaaacaaacagaaaaattaattaattttacattttacAAATAACAATGGCCATCACAATGGTTTTGGtaatatgaatataaaaaatgtggtcatcaattcaaaacccggatattcaaatgaatgacacAGAAAATTAATATGACAATATTGTACAAGTAAATGaagagcgaaaaaaaacaatccgATATctgatcaatgaatttgatcacatttttttcattttgattctcTATCACTCactattcaatcaatcgtcATTAAGTGATGGAAGaacaaagagaaagaaaCGGAAAATAGAATGTGCACTTAACAAGTCCATTATCATAATTGATCTtacgatcatcataataacagaatgatgatgatgtacacAGCAATAGAATATAGAAtatgataagaaaaaagGATATATAATATCCAAATATCaataaatagaaatagaatgatttaaaaataaaaaaagaaaatgcgGTTATATTAAGTATGAAAAAGTATAGTGagctaacaaaaaaaaagaaaaaaaaacatgatcatgatgacgatgatattCAAAACTAACCCtcagaatttgaaaaaaaaccggaataGAGTAATAGGAAGTAAAGAAAGggggagagaaaaaattgttttcttttttggaacgaaaaaaatgaaacaagaaaccggcaatgaaaaaattgtccgaaaactttgatgatgacgatggttGTCGACTACTAttatgagtgtgtgtgtacatgtTTTTGTGATTCTCGAAAATgggaataataatattctcgaattctttattctttcattcatttggttgTCTGACAGACAGAAACGGAATTTTCCATGTTGGTGGATACCGAAGCAACTCTTACtggcatacacacacaaaaattgaattgaaacaaaaaatgaaagaaaagaaaagctATGATGGAATTCTATTGTTTGGGTTAAATTCTTTGGtgatttgaaaacaatgaattcaattccatCAAAATGTACCTTATACCTCtctttctcatcatcatcataggaATGCACATAAAGATCATAGaggaaaaaacattgaatgaaatggaacaaaaaacatgttGACGTTATATTATTTGTTTAGGGAATCCAATTTCAGATCCAATTTTTCATAGTGACATTAATATTGtctttgtgtgttttttgtgtttcaaaaaaatgaaaaattctgtgGTTTGCttggaaagaatttttttttaaatcaagaTTTAGATCTAATAATTCTCTGTAAGTTCgaagaaaagcaaaaaaaaagctcagcaaaatgattgaatgactGACTGATTCCATAAATAAatctttgaaattttttcttcaagaGGTCAAAGAGATTAAAACATGGTGAaattcacaatgatgatcatgataaaaatatgGATTCGGAAGAAGCTAAAAATgatcgaaaagaaaaattaataattccaattcaatttcagaACCAACATTACACGCTTAccttattgattgattgatgaccattcaaaaagcaaaaaacaaTCACATTTAGATCAAGATTGAAAACTgtagatataaaaaaaatgatcccATTTTCCATGTCAAACCTTTTGATGATTCCGGATTTATAAgaggtttttttccatttgtttgttgctgtGCATACATCATTTCTATATACTAAAATGCTTGCTTATAAATGCATAGAAATGTGTTTGAGGCAGACATCCAGAAAAATGCATTGAAATGTGTAGGCGTCAGACAAATGCATCGAAATAGGAGGGAAATTTTACAGAAAGACATGGCTTTCGATtcacaatcaaaattcataGAAAATTAACGCCGGGTTAAGCGGGattttacattgaaaattgaaaaaatggccCTGCTGGCCAGTATATTGGCTGGTTCAATATATTTGcccaaaacacacacatacgtgTATCATCAAATCTTAAATCTTAAATCATATCAGTGAAATAAATTGGTATCATTTGGATTCgcttgatttgttgttgtcgttgttgttgttgttggtttgaATGGCAAATGATcacgtcgtcgtcgtcagtattttattattattctcttTCATCCAATTCAGTTTGgtgattatcaacaatttatcattaattattGTCGTCGTCTGTTACGGTACACACCACAAATAATccaatccaatgatgatgattaaaacaaTAAAGCTATCTTTTTTTAAAACCTCGTTTATTATCAAAACGAAAGctgatgatggaattttgaaattttgaaaagaaa is part of the Dermatophagoides farinae isolate YC_2012a chromosome 9, ASM2471394v1, whole genome shotgun sequence genome and encodes:
- the LOC124497930 gene encoding uncharacterized protein LOC124497930 encodes the protein MHRLTFEQEKELIDYFRINPSLWNTKDKDYNNRTLRQEKLDRIAELLQLTRKDVYEKYRNLRTTFFREHKRVTSSPSSTGGGSSGGGNNDTATDAGGGGGNGGNSSSSNGGPQHHQPYVSRWRHYTNMLFLANNHHNNHILSNGEMIIQSQNTISNTATNTTTGTRSLSISSGGNSNRPILNNNDDSESLHNGHDIDFVDISGGGGGSGGQNTATITAIHGQHHHQNDQQQQHEVIIINAQDAHAAINGAKSIHLPLSNVGIIGTSAIAQRIPCTAVTNGSSTAAMGTATISTLQPTTFSVIQAPSVATTMTTTPTTNTTIGQTNVGGNLTTNRLTLAATGTASHLTSSSTTATTPTLQQQQQTIFLKNSVIGFQPLPLLTAAAATNSNTIPGISGSATAAAAVTPGTPTIVLTSLANAVPTLHSHHINSGNNGGGSHRNRQLSLGTISPIQSQQQQQQLVSSIQSSSPPTARKSSSSSSTTTALNYFTPATKDHHHSHHNQQHRQQQNSPSSFESSILQLNSTPQQQLNSTIRLSSSSSSSSTINSKLNFNHHQDQSQQQTFIFTNASDTPVLLNNNNVIVAGGGGGSLNSTTITSSSNNSSSSGISSIDSSSTTISAKTKTTSTPIKSTKILLDYDEMRNIIRTIVNEAIIEYEDEDMAFCRSLAASLRTIDDRLKKDLTKLELQKVIVHFTNSNFIQQQQSSSMNMNSNTTSSTTTKLSTSPTTVSTSIMATAATATTTTTTNGDNQMKQQQSNVIGTTTALSSSSSSNTVSTIMTAGSVLLSNTNSSNIDQIKSSSISNNNKDGDGDDDKVMRNADNNYNNNNNDDDDCNTIAENGGGGDRGNDNNDIKKLNDSQMDTD